CGGCACGCCGACCTACAACTTCTGCGTTGTCGTGGACGACTACGACATGGGCGTTACCCACGTTATCCGCGGTGATGACCATGTGAACAACACCCCAAAACAAATCAACATCTTAAAAGCCATTGGCGCAAATCTGCCCGAATATGGCCATCTGCCCATGATTCTTAACGAACAAGGCAAAAAAATCTCCAAACGTAGCGGCGATACCGTCGCCATCACCGATTTCGGCGCGATGGGCATCCTGCCCGAAGCCATGCTCAACTATCTGGCGCGTTTGGGCTGGGCGCACGGAGACGACGAGTTTTTCACGATGGAACAATTCATCGAATGGTTTGATTTGAAAGACGTTTCCCCTTCCCCAAGCCGTATGGACTTGAAGAAACTCTACTGGATTAACGGCGAACACATCAAAATCACGCCCAACGGCAAACTCGCCGAACTCGTCAAACCGCGCCTTGCCCTGCGCGATATTCATGAAACCGAAAAACCTGCGTTGGAAGACGTGTTGGCATTGGTCAAAGACCGCGCCCAAGATCTGAACACGCTTGCCGACGAGTGCCTCTACTTCTACGTCAAACAAACGCCTGCCGAAGCAGACGTGCAGAAACACTGGGACGACGAAGCCGCCGCTCGTATGCTGCGCTTCGCCGAACGCCTCGAAGGGCTGGAAGACTGGAATGCCGAAGCCATCCACGACTTGTTCAAACCCTTCTGTGACGAAGAAGGCATCAAAATGGGCAAACTCGGTATGCCTTTGCGCCTCGCTGTCTGCGGCACGGCGAAAACCCCAAGCGTCGATGCCGTGTTGGCATTAATCGGCAAAGAAGAAGTGTTGAAACGTATCCGCGCTTAAGTTATCCACAGGCGTGGACAATGCCGTCTGATGTTGGAATACGGCTTCAGACGGCATTTAAATGGAAGTTAAAAATGAAAAAAATATTTTATTTTCTGATGGTTGTTTTTTCTACCAGTGTATGGGCAGGGGATGCTGAAGACAATTTGCTCAGTATCCAATCTGGTTACCGTGCCTTATTGCAAAAACAAAACAATCTTGATGGAAAAATTATCGGGATGCAGTCGGATTTGGAAGATGCGCGCAGACGGTTGCAGGCGGCACAGGCAGATATTAACCGTTTGGAAGCGGAAATTCCCAATGCGATGGCGATGAAAGCGCGGCAGGAGGAAGAGTTGAGACGGGCGGGAGTGCGCTTGGACAATGCTTGGAATGCGGTTTATGGTGCAGGAGGGACGAAAGCGGCGGGAAATTAACCGATGCATTCTGATTTTGAGGAAAGAAAATACGGCGGCCTGAGCAAGAATGATGTTGTTTCCATTGTGTGTTTAGAGGTGCGGCATATTGACAATCTGGCTTAGGCTTTGTTTGAAGAATGGCATGATTTTGCCCCTTGGTCTTCTGTGGATAAAATCCGCAGCTATTATCACGAGTGCTTGAGGGACGATAATTTGCCACTGGCTTTTGCCGCTATCGGTCGTTCTCATGTACTGCTGGGTTCGGCGGCACTCAAACGGCATAACATTGCTGCGTTCCCGCAATATGAATATTGGTTGGGCGATGTCTTTGTGCTTTCCGAGCACCGTGGAAAAGGTGTGGGCAGATGCTTGGTTTCGCATTGCATAGAGGCTGAGCACTCGTTAGGCATACGGCAGTTGTATCTTTACACGCCTGATGCGCAAGCCTTTTATCGGTCATTTGGCTGGATAGCCGTCAGACGGCATTTTTATAGTGGATTAAATTTAAACCAGTACGGCGTTGCCTCGCCTTAGCTCAAAGAGAACGATTCTCTAAGGTGCTGAAGCACCAAGTGAATCGGTTCCGTACTATCTGTACTGTCTGCGGCTTCGTCGCCTTGTCCTGATTTTTGTTAATCCACTATACAATGGGGAATGGGTAACGCTTATGATGTTGGATGTGGAGAAAATATAGGAAAAGTTGTCAAATGCCGTCTGAAAGGTTCAGACGGCATTTTTTATGTGCTTTGAATCGGGTAAAAGGAGACAAAGCCTGTCAAAACAAATTTTAGGATGACTGTCGGGATAACTCCTTTAAACGGTACAGTTCGGACAGGGCTTCCAATGGGGTCAGACTGTCGGGATTGAGGAGGTTTAGAGCTTTCGTCAAAACCCCTTCGGGAGCTGTGTCCTCATATTTTTCTGACGGTCGGTTGCTGTCTGAATCATCTTGTTCTGATGTTATGAGGTTGAAAATATCGAGCTGCGGTTGTGCGTTGGCAGCTTGGGCTTCGAGCTCGTCCAGATGTTTTTGGGCGGCTTTGAGGGCGCGGGTGGGCAGGCCGGCGAGTTTGGCGACGGCGATGCCGTAGCTTTTGCTGGCGGGGCCGGGTTCGATGTGGTGGAGGAAGACGATGTCCTGTCCTTGCTCAAGCGCGGAGAGGTGCATATTGACTGCGGTTGCATGGGCTTCGGGCAGTTTGGTCAGCTCGAAATAGTGGGTGGAGAAGAGGCTGAAGGATTTGTTTTTTTGCAGCAGGTGTTCGGCGATGGCGTGCGCGAGGGCGAGGCCGTCGAAGGTGGAAGTGCCACGTCCGACTTCGTCCATAAGGACGAGGGATTGGTCGGTGGCGTGGTGGAGGATGTAGGCGGTTTCGCTCATTTCGACCATGAAGGTGGAGCGGTTGGAGGCTAAATCATCCGATGCGCCGATGCGGGTAAAGATTTGGTCAATGGGGCCGATTTGGGCAGAGTCGGCGGGGACGAAGCTGCCGGTGTGTGCCAATAAAACAATCAGCGCGACTTGGCGCATGTAGGTGGATTTGCCGCCCATATTGGGGCCGGTCAGGAGCATGAGGCGGTGTTTGTGGTCAAGGTTGGTGTGGTTGGCGGTGAAGTGGCGCACTTGTTGCTCGACGACGGGATGGCGGCCGTTTTCGATATGGATGACGGGGTAGTCGGCGAACTCGGGGCAGACGAAGCCGCGTTCGGCGGCGGTGGCGGCGAAGGTGGAGAGTACGTCGAGGGCGGCCGCGGCTTTGGCGGCTTTTTGAAGCTGCGGCAAGGCCGTCTGAACTTCTTTCAGCAGGGCTTCAAACAGGCGTTTTTCCAATGCCAATGCCTGCTCTTGTGCGGTCAGGACTTTGTCTTCAAAGGCTTTGAGTTCAGGAGTGATGAAGCGTTCGGCGTTTTTCAGGGTCTGGCGGCGTTGGTAGTCGGCAGGCGCTTGTTCGGCTTGGACTTTGGATAGCTCGATGTAGAAGCCGTGGACTCGGTTGAACTCGACTTTGAGGGTGGAGAGGCCGGTGCGTTCGCGTTCTCGCGCTTCAAGCTCGAGCAAGAATTCATCACCGTGGTTTTGGATGTGGCGCAACTCGTCAAGTTCTGCGCAATAGCCTTGGTTGATGACGCCGCCGTCTTTGAGCCAGACGGTGGGTTCGGGCATCACGGCGGCTTTGAGGGTTTCGGCAACAGGCAGGGTTTCGGGGAAAACGGCTTTGAGGGTTTCTAAGAGACTGCTGCCCTCGGCGGACAATTCGATTTCATTCAGAGCAAACAGGCTGTCACGCAGGGCGGCGAGGTCGCGCGGGCGGGCGTTGCCGACGGCGATGCGGGCGGCGATGCGTTCGATGTCTGCGATGTTTTTCAGACGACCTTGCAGGGTTTCGTATTGCGAACCCAGCGCAGCAACGGCTT
Above is a window of Neisseria sp. Marseille-Q6792 DNA encoding:
- the gltX gene encoding glutamate--tRNA ligase, with the protein product MTVKTRFAPSPTGYLHIGGVRTALFSWAFARHHKGEFLLRIEDTDLARSTAESVNIILDGMKWVGLDYDNADNVVYQTRRFERYKEVIAELLEKGHAYYCYCSKEELEAMREKAEKEGTATYDRRWRPEEGKTLPEIPADVQPVVRFKTPLDGVTQWTDLVKGEISIPNEALDDLIIARADGTPTYNFCVVVDDYDMGVTHVIRGDDHVNNTPKQINILKAIGANLPEYGHLPMILNEQGKKISKRSGDTVAITDFGAMGILPEAMLNYLARLGWAHGDDEFFTMEQFIEWFDLKDVSPSPSRMDLKKLYWINGEHIKITPNGKLAELVKPRLALRDIHETEKPALEDVLALVKDRAQDLNTLADECLYFYVKQTPAEADVQKHWDDEAAARMLRFAERLEGLEDWNAEAIHDLFKPFCDEEGIKMGKLGMPLRLAVCGTAKTPSVDAVLALIGKEEVLKRIRA
- a CDS encoding GNAT family N-acetyltransferase; translation: MFEEWHDFAPWSSVDKIRSYYHECLRDDNLPLAFAAIGRSHVLLGSAALKRHNIAAFPQYEYWLGDVFVLSEHRGKGVGRCLVSHCIEAEHSLGIRQLYLYTPDAQAFYRSFGWIAVRRHFYSGLNLNQYGVASP
- the mutS gene encoding DNA mismatch repair protein MutS yields the protein MSKSTVSPMMQQYLAIKSQHADKLVFYRMGDFYELFLDDAVEAAKLLDITLTTRGQMDGVPIKMAGVPFHAAEQYLARLVKMGKSVAVCEQVGEVGAGKGPVERKVVRIVTPGTLTDAAFLEDKETNRIAAVNADKKHIAIAWASLQSGEFKTKLTTADKLADELARLQAAEILLPEGKSLPDGFQATSANITRLNSWQFAADAGAKLLTEYFGCQDLHGFGLDGKEHETAVGAAGALLNYIRLTQNLMPQHLDGISLETDSQYIGMDAATRRNLEITQTLSGKKSPTLFSILDGCATHMGSRLLALWLHHPLRSRAHIRARQEAVAALGSQYETLQGRLKNIADIERIAARIAVGNARPRDLAALRDSLFALNEIELSAEGSSLLETLKAVFPETLPVAETLKAAVMPEPTVWLKDGGVINQGYCAELDELRHIQNHGDEFLLELEARERERTGLSTLKVEFNRVHGFYIELSKVQAEQAPADYQRRQTLKNAERFITPELKAFEDKVLTAQEQALALEKRLFEALLKEVQTALPQLQKAAKAAAALDVLSTFAATAAERGFVCPEFADYPVIHIENGRHPVVEQQVRHFTANHTNLDHKHRLMLLTGPNMGGKSTYMRQVALIVLLAHTGSFVPADSAQIGPIDQIFTRIGASDDLASNRSTFMVEMSETAYILHHATDQSLVLMDEVGRGTSTFDGLALAHAIAEHLLQKNKSFSLFSTHYFELTKLPEAHATAVNMHLSALEQGQDIVFLHHIEPGPASKSYGIAVAKLAGLPTRALKAAQKHLDELEAQAANAQPQLDIFNLITSEQDDSDSNRPSEKYEDTAPEGVLTKALNLLNPDSLTPLEALSELYRLKELSRQSS